The following proteins are encoded in a genomic region of Triticum dicoccoides isolate Atlit2015 ecotype Zavitan chromosome 1B, WEW_v2.0, whole genome shotgun sequence:
- the LOC119348369 gene encoding uncharacterized protein LOC119348369 — MLRRLSSAAAGGLRRSLSSSPAASRPPWALIQLTNVDKSGAPAPGATLHLDAPPFVTGLTVPAHFIHPRPLPDPATGVFGSVPGHVAAVSSDGLLLVRFWESRFQFDVPATGESMLCAIRDMSFFTGMDINPEVTRFVCNPLSGELYRLPDLDGTKRTTMYQHLGLLTQSQGGHGPPDRYAVAEMFTIGGREDEESFVLRRFLSETGKWEKLLGLPSPLPAGRRMHIDSAVVPFGDRLWWIDESWGAISVDPLSERPELRFIPLPRGSVLPDLEGVVFMRKLQRYRRMGESEGKMRYIEVSKKKPYVVSSFSLDDGGSSWTLDHEVAFTTIWDDEPLKEMPAIGAIDPLNSHVVYLVCGNQLLGVDMEKEKITGSSRLAIPSVPILPCVLPTWLESSQIPSADWSKKTAVKREASPDMVKKETLRVEVELMK, encoded by the exons ATGCTCCGCCGCCTCTCCAGCGCCGCCGCGGGCGGGCTCCGCCGCTCCCTCTCCTCGTCCCCGGCCGCCTCGCGGCCCCCGTGGGCCCTCATCCAGCTCACCAACGTCGACAAGTCGGGGGCGCCGGCGCCGGGCGCGACCCTGCACCTCGACGCGCCCCCGTTCGTCACCGGCCTCACCGTCCCCGCCCACTTCATCCACCCGCGCCCCCTCCCCGACCCCGCCACCGGCGTGTTCGGCTCCGTCCCGGGCCACGTCGCCGCCGTCAGCAGCGACGGCCTCCTCCTCGTGCGCTTCTGGGAGTCCCGCTTCCAGTTCGACGTCCCCGCCACCGGCGAGTCGATGCTCTGCGCGATCCGCGACATGTCCTTCTTCACCGGCATGGACATCAACCCGGAGGTCACGCGCTTCGTCTGCAACCCGCTCAGCGGCGAGCTCTACCGCCTCCCGGACCTCGACGGCACCAAGAGGACCACCATGTACCAGCACCTCGGCCTCCTCACTCAGTCCCAAGGCGGGCACGGACCGCCTGACAGGTATGCCGTAGCCGAGATGTTTACCATCGGCGGCAGGGAGGATGAGGAGAGCTTCGTCTTGCGGCGGTTTCTCTCGGAGACGGGGAAGTGGGAAAAATTGCTGGGCTTGCCGTCCCCATTGCCTGCCGGTCGGCGGATGCACATCGACAGCGCCGTGGTGCCCTTCGGCGACCGCTTGTGGTGGATCGACGAGAGCTGGGGCGCCATCTCGGTGGACCCGCTCAGCGAGAGGCCGGAGCTCCGGTTCATCCCGCTGCCCAGAGGGAGCGTGCTGCCTGACCTCGAAGGTGTGGTGTTCATGAGGAAACTTCAGCGCTACCGACGTATGGGGGAAAGTGAGGGGAAGATGCGCTACATCGAGGTGTCCAAAAAGAAGCCCTACGTGGTCAGCTCCTTCTCCCTCGACGACGGTGGCAGCTCCTGGACGCTGGACCACGAGGTGGCGTTCACCACAATTTGGGATGATGAACCCTTGAAGGAGATGCCGGCGATTGGCGCAATTGACCCACTCAACAGCCATGTTGTGTACCTTGTGTGCGGCAACCAGCTTCTTGGCGTGGACATGGAGAAGGAGAAGATAACAGGGAGCTCTCGTCTAGCTATACCCAGTGTCCCCATCCTACCATGTGTCCTCCCGACGTGGCTGGAATCAAGCCAGATTCCCTCTGCAG ATTGGAGCAAGAAGACCGCTGTGAAAAGGGAGGCATCGCCTGACATGGTCAAAAAGGAGACTTTGCGTGTAGAAGTAGAGCTGATGAAGTGA